In one Micromonospora polyrhachis genomic region, the following are encoded:
- a CDS encoding carbohydrate ABC transporter permease — MSGQSGTPLGAELAIEETERAERAEGRRRRRRAPLSEGRRAERRLGWLLCAPAAIVMVAVTAYPILYSVWLSLQRFDLKFPDQREFVGLENYVTVLTNEYWWTAFGVTLLITVVTVAVELALGMGLAIVMHRTLVGRGLVRTAALIPYGIVTVVAAFSWRYAWTPGTGYLANVFGDGAPLTDRAASLAIIMLAEIWKTTPFMALLLMAGLALVPDDLMKAASTDGATAWQRFTKVMLPVMKPAILVALLFRTLDAFRVFDNIYVLTAGSNQTSSVSMLAYNNLIRGLNLGIGSTMSVLIFLAVAIIAFIFVKLFGTAAPGSSDEEKR, encoded by the coding sequence ATGAGCGGGCAGAGCGGAACGCCCCTGGGCGCGGAACTGGCCATCGAGGAGACCGAGCGGGCGGAGCGGGCCGAAGGCCGACGGCGTCGCCGCCGCGCGCCGTTGAGCGAGGGCCGGCGGGCCGAACGGCGGCTCGGCTGGCTGCTCTGCGCCCCGGCCGCCATCGTGATGGTCGCGGTGACGGCGTACCCGATCCTCTACTCGGTCTGGCTGTCGTTGCAGCGCTTCGACCTGAAGTTCCCCGACCAGCGGGAGTTCGTCGGGCTGGAGAACTACGTCACCGTGCTGACCAACGAGTACTGGTGGACCGCGTTCGGGGTGACCCTGCTGATCACCGTGGTCACCGTCGCCGTGGAACTGGCGCTCGGCATGGGACTGGCCATCGTCATGCACCGGACCCTGGTCGGGCGCGGCCTGGTCCGGACCGCGGCGCTGATCCCGTACGGGATCGTCACGGTCGTCGCCGCCTTCTCCTGGCGGTACGCCTGGACGCCCGGCACCGGATACCTGGCGAACGTCTTCGGCGACGGCGCACCGTTGACCGACCGGGCCGCCTCCCTGGCGATCATCATGCTGGCCGAGATCTGGAAGACCACACCGTTCATGGCGCTGCTGCTGATGGCCGGGCTGGCGCTGGTCCCCGACGACCTGATGAAGGCGGCCTCGACCGACGGGGCGACCGCCTGGCAGCGGTTCACCAAGGTGATGCTGCCGGTGATGAAGCCGGCGATCCTGGTGGCGCTGCTGTTCCGGACCCTGGACGCGTTCCGGGTCTTCGACAACATCTACGTGTTGACCGCCGGCAGCAACCAGACCTCGTCGGTGTCGATGCTCGCCTACAACAACCTGATTCGCGGGCTGAACCTGGGCATCGGGTCCACCATGTCGGTGTTGATCTTTCTTGCCGTGGCGATCATCGCATTCATCTTCGTGAAGCTGTTCGGTACGGCTGCCCCGGGCAGCTCGGATGAGGAGAAGCGCTGA
- a CDS encoding holin: MPSASVGAVAENAPVEAKVKVATVAGAGSAGVIAPFIVWVVDQLFYAGDGPPEVPLPVVGLIGLIVTGVGTFLGGWSARHTPRPPD; the protein is encoded by the coding sequence ATGCCGAGCGCATCTGTGGGAGCGGTGGCCGAGAACGCACCGGTGGAGGCCAAGGTCAAGGTGGCCACCGTGGCTGGCGCGGGGTCGGCGGGGGTGATCGCCCCGTTCATCGTCTGGGTGGTGGACCAGCTCTTCTACGCCGGCGACGGGCCGCCCGAGGTGCCGCTGCCGGTCGTCGGGCTGATCGGCCTGATCGTCACCGGTGTCGGTACCTTCCTCGGCGGCTGGTCCGCCCGGCACACCCCCCGCCCACCCGACTGA
- a CDS encoding ABC transporter ATP-binding protein — MADIVLDKVGKRFPDGTVAVRDIDLEIADGEFVILVGPSGCGKSTTLNMIAGLEDISSGELRVDGERVNDRAPRDRDIAMVFQSYALYPNMTVRENMAFPLRLAKLDKAAIDEKVEEAAKVLELTPLLDRKPANLSGGQRQRVAMGRAIVRRPKAFLMDEPLSNLDAKLRVQMRTVVSRLQKQLGTTTVYVTHDQTEAMTLGDRVVIMRAGAVQQVGPPQELYDHPINLFVAGFIGSPSMNFLHAAVEDGRLRTALGDLPLGQRLRRELAAADAPRELILGIRPEHFEDADLVDEQTRPKGIEFEAPVDIVESMGSDKYVYFSVEGERARAAELEELAADAGAADFAGAGSALVTRLSAESTVREGETRRVWVNLEKLHLFDPANGRNLTLHEGRSAGALAD, encoded by the coding sequence GTGGCTGACATCGTGCTCGACAAGGTGGGCAAGCGGTTCCCGGACGGCACCGTGGCGGTGCGTGACATCGACCTGGAGATCGCCGACGGGGAGTTCGTCATCCTGGTCGGCCCGTCGGGATGCGGCAAGTCCACCACCCTGAACATGATTGCCGGGCTGGAGGACATCAGCTCCGGTGAGCTGCGGGTCGATGGGGAGCGGGTCAACGACAGGGCACCCCGGGACCGGGACATCGCCATGGTCTTCCAGTCCTACGCCCTGTACCCGAACATGACCGTACGGGAGAACATGGCGTTCCCGCTGCGGCTGGCGAAGCTGGACAAGGCTGCCATCGACGAGAAGGTCGAGGAGGCGGCCAAGGTGTTGGAGCTGACTCCGCTGCTGGACCGCAAGCCGGCCAACCTCTCCGGCGGCCAGCGGCAGCGGGTGGCGATGGGGCGGGCGATCGTCCGTCGGCCGAAGGCGTTTCTGATGGACGAGCCACTGTCCAACTTGGACGCCAAACTGCGGGTGCAAATGCGTACCGTGGTGTCCCGGTTGCAGAAGCAGCTCGGCACCACCACCGTCTACGTCACCCACGACCAGACCGAGGCGATGACCCTCGGCGACCGGGTGGTGATCATGCGGGCCGGTGCGGTGCAGCAGGTCGGCCCACCCCAGGAGCTGTACGACCACCCGATCAACCTCTTCGTGGCCGGGTTCATCGGCTCGCCGTCGATGAACTTCCTGCACGCGGCGGTGGAGGACGGTCGGCTGCGGACCGCGCTGGGTGACCTGCCGCTGGGGCAGCGGCTGCGCCGCGAGTTGGCCGCCGCCGACGCGCCCCGGGAGTTGATCCTCGGTATCCGTCCGGAGCACTTCGAGGATGCCGACCTGGTCGACGAGCAGACCCGGCCCAAGGGGATCGAGTTCGAGGCACCGGTCGACATCGTCGAGTCGATGGGGTCGGACAAGTACGTCTACTTCAGTGTGGAAGGCGAGCGGGCCCGCGCCGCCGAGCTGGAGGAGTTGGCCGCCGACGCCGGGGCCGCCGACTTCGCCGGGGCGGGGAGCGCACTGGTCACCCGCCTGTCGGCCGAATCCACCGTACGGGAGGGGGAGACCCGTCGGGTCTGGGTGAACCTGGAGAAGTTGCACCTGTTCGACCCGGCCAATGGTCGCAACCTGACCCTGCACGAGGGTCGCTCGGCTGGTGCCCTGGCCGACTGA
- a CDS encoding carbohydrate ABC transporter permease, protein MASLDTTTGAKWRWGLLDVVVIVFALIPVLWIASLSFKTPATLTDGRFIPREWTLENYRAIFTTDQFVRALVNSIGIAIIATVIAVVLGMMAAYAIARLNFPGKGLLVGVSLLIAMFPQVSLVSPLFEIERQLGLFDTWPGLILPYITFALPLAIYTLSAFFKQIPWDLEKAAKMDGATQGQAFRRVIAPLAAPGVFTTAILVFIFCWNDFLFAISLTSTERSRTVPVALSFFTGESQFEDPTGAISAAAVVITVPIILFVLFFQRRIVSGLTSGAVKG, encoded by the coding sequence ATGGCATCCCTGGACACCACGACCGGTGCGAAGTGGCGCTGGGGGCTGCTGGACGTCGTCGTCATCGTCTTCGCCCTGATCCCGGTGCTGTGGATCGCGTCGCTGTCGTTCAAGACCCCGGCCACGTTGACCGACGGCCGGTTCATCCCACGCGAGTGGACGCTGGAGAACTACCGGGCCATCTTCACCACCGACCAGTTCGTCCGGGCCCTGGTCAACTCGATCGGGATCGCGATCATCGCCACCGTCATCGCCGTCGTGCTCGGGATGATGGCGGCGTACGCGATCGCCCGACTGAACTTCCCCGGCAAGGGGCTGCTGGTCGGGGTCTCCCTGCTGATCGCGATGTTCCCGCAGGTGTCGCTGGTGTCACCGCTGTTCGAGATCGAACGACAGCTCGGCCTCTTCGACACCTGGCCGGGGCTGATCCTGCCGTACATCACCTTCGCGTTGCCGCTGGCGATCTACACCCTGTCGGCCTTCTTCAAGCAGATCCCGTGGGACCTGGAGAAGGCGGCCAAGATGGACGGCGCGACGCAGGGGCAGGCGTTCCGGCGGGTGATCGCCCCGCTGGCCGCGCCGGGGGTGTTCACCACGGCGATCCTGGTCTTCATCTTCTGCTGGAACGACTTCCTCTTCGCGATCTCGCTGACCTCGACCGAGCGGTCCCGTACGGTTCCGGTGGCGCTGTCGTTCTTCACCGGCGAGTCGCAGTTCGAGGATCCCACCGGGGCGATCTCCGCCGCCGCCGTGGTGATCACCGTTCCGATCATCCTCTTCGTGCTCTTCTTCCAGCGCCGCATCGTGTCGGGGCTGACCTCCGGCGCTGTCAAGGGATAG
- a CDS encoding ABC transporter substrate-binding protein, which translates to MSSPGSSRPRRARTVAAAATLALLAPTACGSGEESGSPTINLYYPPEQSMQEVVDACNAQAQGRYRIAYRVLPRQADDQRVQMVRRLAAEDTGMDVLGVDVTWTQEFASADWIREWTGEDAQEAQRGTLAGPLETARYQGKLYAAPKHTNVQLLWYRTDLVPQPPKTWDEMIAQAQQLKGQGKPYRVITMGAQYEGLVVLWNTMVASAGGQILNTEGTKVVLDDGAVKALEQLKQLATSGVTSPSFANATEDPARLEFQSGNGAFQLNWPFVYPALQEADPELAAKVKWARYPGVDENTPSRATIGGSNLAVSAFSRHPAESFEAAKCLRNAENQKISAVKGGTPPTLESVYADPEMDEAYPMKETILAELKDAATRPLTPAYQNISTVISAELSPPSAIEPDRTAKDLRRSIADALESKGVLP; encoded by the coding sequence ATGAGCAGTCCCGGGAGTAGCCGGCCACGGCGTGCCCGTACGGTCGCGGCGGCGGCCACCCTCGCGTTACTGGCGCCGACCGCGTGCGGGTCGGGCGAGGAGAGCGGATCGCCGACGATCAACCTGTACTACCCGCCGGAGCAGAGCATGCAGGAGGTCGTCGACGCCTGCAACGCCCAGGCACAGGGTCGGTACCGGATCGCCTACCGGGTGCTGCCCCGCCAGGCCGACGACCAGCGAGTGCAGATGGTCCGGCGGCTCGCCGCCGAGGACACCGGCATGGACGTACTCGGCGTGGACGTGACCTGGACCCAGGAGTTCGCCAGCGCCGACTGGATCCGGGAGTGGACCGGCGAGGACGCGCAGGAGGCACAGCGGGGCACCCTGGCCGGTCCGCTGGAGACCGCCCGCTACCAGGGCAAGTTGTACGCCGCGCCGAAGCACACCAACGTGCAGCTGCTCTGGTACCGCACCGACCTGGTACCGCAGCCGCCGAAGACCTGGGACGAGATGATCGCGCAGGCCCAGCAGCTGAAGGGCCAGGGCAAGCCGTACCGGGTGATCACCATGGGAGCCCAGTACGAGGGCCTCGTGGTGCTCTGGAACACCATGGTCGCCAGTGCCGGCGGGCAGATCCTCAACACCGAGGGCACCAAGGTCGTACTCGACGACGGCGCGGTCAAGGCGCTGGAGCAGCTCAAGCAACTGGCCACCTCGGGCGTGACCAGCCCGTCGTTCGCCAACGCCACCGAGGACCCGGCCCGGCTGGAGTTCCAGTCCGGCAATGGGGCGTTCCAGCTCAACTGGCCGTTCGTCTACCCCGCCCTACAGGAGGCCGACCCGGAGTTGGCCGCCAAGGTCAAGTGGGCCCGCTACCCGGGGGTGGACGAGAACACCCCGAGCCGGGCCACCATCGGCGGCTCCAACCTGGCGGTCAGCGCCTTCTCCCGGCACCCGGCCGAGTCGTTCGAGGCGGCGAAGTGCCTGCGCAACGCCGAGAACCAGAAGATCAGCGCGGTCAAGGGCGGGACGCCACCGACGCTGGAGTCGGTCTACGCCGATCCGGAGATGGACGAGGCGTACCCGATGAAGGAGACCATCCTGGCGGAGTTGAAGGATGCCGCCACCCGGCCGCTGACCCCGGCGTACCAGAACATCTCCACGGTGATCTCGGCGGAGCTCTCGCCGCCGTCGGCGATCGAGCCCGACCGGACCGCGAAGGACCTGCGTAGGTCCATCGCCGACGCGCTGGAGTCGAAGGGGGTACTGCCATGA
- a CDS encoding peptidoglycan recognition protein family protein encodes MRLLWLPEVLRNAGLTVHEVDGWRNRGSTEFDPIGIICHETRGSRNSTDSGEINVLLHGSKTAPPPIAQLYLSRTGDWHVVASGRCNHVRVGWAGPFKGSGNTRLLGIEAQHALGEPWTATQYQSYVRGVAAIRRHTGWGVGGHKEHQPGGYGHASSKTDPSFDMDQFRRDVAETQSTKESVMSALTDEEQQRLLKLCTDINYILWSGAQKPDGSGRTDFRQYFYNIEALLTQVKANQQAMAGKDWVDEQQIVNGVLAGLGGKDLDTVAAALRAVFGKRSAELAAKLAAG; translated from the coding sequence ATGCGACTGCTCTGGCTCCCCGAGGTACTACGGAACGCTGGCCTGACCGTGCACGAGGTCGATGGCTGGCGGAACAGAGGATCGACGGAGTTCGACCCGATCGGCATCATCTGCCACGAGACCCGTGGCTCTCGGAACTCCACCGACTCCGGTGAGATCAACGTCCTGCTGCACGGGTCGAAGACCGCGCCACCACCGATCGCCCAACTGTATCTGTCCCGCACCGGCGACTGGCATGTCGTCGCATCGGGCCGGTGCAACCACGTACGGGTCGGCTGGGCCGGTCCGTTCAAGGGCTCCGGTAACACCCGGCTGCTCGGCATCGAGGCCCAACACGCGCTCGGCGAGCCATGGACCGCGACGCAGTACCAGTCCTACGTACGGGGCGTGGCCGCCATCCGCCGGCACACCGGTTGGGGTGTCGGCGGCCACAAGGAACACCAGCCCGGCGGTTACGGGCACGCCAGCAGCAAGACCGATCCGAGTTTCGACATGGACCAGTTTCGGCGGGACGTCGCCGAAACCCAGTCCACGAAGGAGAGCGTCATGTCCGCACTGACTGACGAGGAGCAGCAGCGGCTGCTCAAGCTCTGTACCGACATCAACTACATCCTGTGGAGCGGGGCTCAGAAGCCCGACGGCAGCGGCCGTACCGACTTCCGGCAGTACTTCTACAACATCGAGGCGCTGTTGACTCAGGTCAAGGCCAACCAGCAGGCGATGGCCGGCAAGGACTGGGTCGACGAGCAGCAGATCGTCAACGGGGTACTCGCCGGTCTCGGTGGCAAGGACCTGGACACCGTCGCAGCCGCCCTACGGGCCGTCTTCGGCAAGCGATCGGCGGAGTTGGCCGCCAAACTCGCCGCCGGCTGA
- a CDS encoding DNRLRE domain-containing protein, translating into MVAVCDRPFTAALRDRLWFPRCLFRSSGVMVGLGWPSGHAAVGRRRRLRRRFGITVAAVLVGTVAPVGVASQALAETSATPPMVDQLSASDEASAMALAYRTRKPVEVSGMTSEAGRTWALPDGTFKSELHVGPERTRNEAGSWVDVDLTLERKPDGSVAPKAHPRGLSLSGARGAGADGLVSLGLGDAQVRLGWRGELPEPVLDGEKATYVEVKPGVDLVVEAGRTGFEYFLVVKTPEAAAGLATVSMPWNTGSLEPVVVAGRSAAGLRSTAGSTPVVVSEAIMWDARVSPTTGEPVHTSDVQVATEANQSGGTDLVLTPDPAFYTDPQVTYPVTIDPKVNLNPAFDGYVQDTILNTDKSGEKDLRLGFSDDASEGCGSGCKARSFLSFHGMEAYRGATVVSAELFLWNFHSWSCTATEWQAWTTSFVNHTARWGSQPTWRALDGKSTGTKGYGTGSCGDGWVSVSVKKTFQGAFSSTDSTANVGLRATSESNHDGWKKFNSFEAASNRPYVTLVYNRPPNVPTGLKVDSCYSACASPAVVRSGTPELTATVSDPDAGVLRTEYEVFDNAKATQVAKSGTAVTGVTSGTGRPWRVVPSAGAALPDGTYHWRARACDSYVCGVYSAWFTFTVNTQDVSLPVVTATPYAEKSTGTWNGGPGQPGAFTFAPASGTTGMAEYLYSLNGGNYVMVPAGQAQAEQLTENQQQVSTDLTGFTAMAYLTMVRSTEHGHDSPSSLKLTPTPTGCCAGANGDTFASIGDDYGAMRLGMQAGKRYAISAWIYVPAATGLSPLDSRGLSIVPSYKDNGVYTDAMSLKPTAVDTWQKLSTVMTIPTTATDAFVRLYNGFPTGSNKSVFWDDMSVREVIGDTGVETIMPARDGLNRLEVWARNTAGTTSDPRVYDFLVTPSAGSWNWTLDEPAGATVANSVPDTFPADVSGTGVSWQPAGKVGTGAVTLDGNGQLATRSPVLDTTAPAGFTVAAWVRATDTSTAHTAISQDGVNTSMFRLGLRKDRDLDGDEVLDAEWCFTVIAADTADAAETSACTTEYVIEGDWVSLVGIYDKSASKIRLYVNGTDNLGGVVAEADFSSGWSATGVFAMGRAWSGATAGRWVGDLDHVYAAQRVWGSSDIDRFANR; encoded by the coding sequence GTGGTTGCAGTTTGTGATCGGCCCTTTACAGCGGCCCTTCGAGATCGTCTATGGTTCCCGCGCTGTCTATTTAGATCATCGGGAGTCATGGTGGGGCTGGGTTGGCCATCTGGGCATGCGGCTGTGGGCAGGCGTAGGCGGCTGCGCCGGCGCTTCGGGATAACCGTGGCTGCTGTGCTGGTAGGAACCGTTGCGCCGGTTGGGGTGGCGTCACAGGCGTTGGCAGAGACGAGTGCGACGCCACCCATGGTTGACCAACTGTCGGCCTCGGATGAGGCGTCGGCGATGGCCCTGGCGTATCGGACCCGTAAGCCGGTCGAGGTGTCAGGGATGACCTCGGAGGCCGGGCGTACGTGGGCGTTGCCGGATGGCACGTTCAAGTCGGAGTTGCATGTCGGGCCGGAGCGCACCCGTAACGAGGCTGGCTCGTGGGTGGATGTGGACCTGACGTTGGAGCGGAAGCCGGACGGCAGCGTTGCGCCGAAGGCGCATCCTCGTGGGCTTTCGTTGTCTGGTGCGCGTGGCGCGGGCGCGGACGGTCTTGTCTCGTTGGGCCTTGGGGATGCGCAGGTGCGGCTCGGCTGGCGTGGCGAGCTGCCGGAGCCGGTCCTGGACGGGGAGAAGGCTACCTACGTCGAGGTCAAGCCCGGTGTTGACCTGGTGGTCGAGGCCGGACGGACCGGGTTTGAGTACTTCCTTGTGGTGAAGACGCCGGAGGCGGCGGCGGGGCTGGCCACGGTGTCGATGCCGTGGAATACCGGATCGCTGGAACCGGTGGTGGTTGCCGGGCGCAGTGCCGCTGGGTTGCGCTCGACGGCCGGCTCAACGCCAGTGGTGGTGTCCGAGGCGATTATGTGGGATGCCCGGGTGTCACCGACGACGGGTGAGCCCGTGCACACATCCGATGTTCAGGTGGCGACCGAGGCGAACCAGAGCGGTGGCACTGACCTGGTGTTGACGCCGGATCCGGCGTTCTATACGGATCCGCAGGTGACGTACCCGGTCACGATCGACCCGAAGGTGAATCTGAATCCCGCGTTCGACGGGTATGTGCAGGACACGATCTTGAACACGGACAAGTCCGGTGAGAAGGACCTGCGGCTGGGGTTTAGTGACGACGCGTCTGAGGGCTGTGGTTCGGGGTGTAAGGCCCGGTCGTTCCTGAGTTTCCACGGTATGGAGGCGTATCGGGGCGCGACGGTGGTGTCGGCGGAATTGTTCCTGTGGAACTTCCACTCGTGGTCGTGCACCGCTACGGAGTGGCAGGCGTGGACGACGTCGTTTGTGAACCACACCGCGCGATGGGGGAGCCAGCCGACGTGGCGGGCATTGGATGGTAAGTCGACGGGAACGAAGGGGTACGGCACCGGTTCATGTGGTGACGGTTGGGTGTCGGTGTCGGTGAAGAAGACCTTCCAGGGGGCCTTCTCCTCGACTGACTCCACGGCGAACGTCGGGCTGCGGGCGACCAGCGAGTCGAACCACGATGGGTGGAAAAAGTTCAACTCGTTTGAGGCGGCGTCGAACCGGCCGTATGTGACGTTGGTGTACAACCGACCGCCGAACGTGCCGACGGGGTTGAAGGTCGATTCATGCTATTCGGCGTGCGCCTCGCCGGCGGTGGTCCGCTCGGGTACTCCAGAGTTGACGGCGACTGTGTCGGACCCGGATGCCGGGGTGTTGCGGACCGAGTACGAGGTGTTTGACAACGCCAAGGCCACGCAGGTGGCGAAGTCGGGAACGGCGGTCACGGGCGTGACCTCGGGTACGGGCCGGCCGTGGCGGGTGGTGCCGTCAGCGGGTGCTGCGCTGCCGGACGGCACCTATCATTGGCGGGCTCGGGCGTGTGATTCGTACGTGTGTGGGGTCTACTCGGCATGGTTCACCTTCACGGTGAATACGCAGGACGTGTCGTTGCCGGTGGTGACCGCGACACCGTACGCAGAGAAGTCGACGGGGACGTGGAACGGCGGTCCTGGACAGCCGGGTGCGTTCACCTTCGCGCCGGCTAGCGGTACCACCGGGATGGCCGAGTACCTCTACAGCCTCAACGGTGGCAACTATGTGATGGTGCCGGCCGGGCAGGCGCAGGCCGAGCAGTTGACCGAGAACCAGCAGCAGGTCTCCACTGATCTGACCGGCTTCACCGCTATGGCGTATCTGACGATGGTGCGCAGCACCGAACACGGGCACGACAGTCCGTCGTCGCTGAAGCTGACACCGACGCCGACGGGTTGCTGCGCGGGCGCGAACGGCGACACCTTCGCCTCCATCGGCGACGACTACGGTGCGATGCGGTTGGGGATGCAGGCCGGCAAGCGGTATGCGATCAGCGCCTGGATCTATGTGCCGGCCGCGACCGGTCTCAGCCCGCTCGACTCCCGGGGGCTGAGCATCGTGCCCAGCTATAAGGACAACGGCGTCTACACCGACGCGATGTCGTTGAAGCCGACAGCGGTCGATACGTGGCAGAAGCTGTCGACGGTGATGACGATTCCGACGACTGCGACCGATGCGTTCGTTCGGCTGTACAACGGGTTCCCGACTGGCTCCAACAAGTCGGTGTTCTGGGACGACATGTCCGTACGCGAGGTCATCGGCGACACCGGCGTCGAGACGATCATGCCAGCACGGGACGGCCTCAACCGACTTGAGGTATGGGCCCGCAACACCGCGGGCACTACCAGCGACCCCCGCGTGTACGACTTCCTGGTCACCCCCAGCGCGGGCTCCTGGAACTGGACCCTGGACGAACCCGCCGGCGCGACCGTCGCCAACTCCGTACCGGACACGTTCCCGGCGGACGTCAGTGGAACCGGGGTGTCGTGGCAGCCAGCCGGCAAGGTCGGCACCGGCGCGGTCACCCTCGACGGCAACGGGCAGTTGGCCACGCGCTCGCCGGTGTTGGACACGACCGCACCGGCCGGGTTCACCGTTGCTGCCTGGGTCCGGGCGACCGACACCAGCACCGCCCACACGGCCATCTCCCAGGACGGCGTGAACACCTCGATGTTCCGCCTCGGCCTGCGCAAGGACCGCGACCTCGACGGCGACGAGGTACTCGACGCGGAATGGTGCTTCACCGTAATTGCGGCCGACACCGCCGACGCGGCAGAGACCAGCGCCTGCACCACCGAGTACGTCATCGAAGGCGACTGGGTGAGCCTGGTCGGCATCTACGACAAATCCGCTAGCAAGATCAGGTTGTACGTGAACGGGACTGACAACCTCGGTGGTGTGGTTGCCGAGGCTGACTTCAGCAGCGGCTGGTCAGCAACTGGCGTGTTCGCGATGGGCAGGGCATGGAGCGGCGCAACCGCTGGACGGTGGGTTGGCGACCTCGACCACGTCTACGCCGCACAGCGAGTCTGGGGCAGCTCCGACATCGATCGTTTTGCCAACCGGTAG